One Telluria mixta DNA window includes the following coding sequences:
- a CDS encoding sensor domain-containing protein, protein MFAPITCIGGIWTTDRKGICVSIAEHSPGLLPSPVGKSFVAWLQTVQTASGCTLAEEVAGAMDREKPFRHEHQLMCTNGNSRWVVSTGIPQFDRDGNFEGFSGALTDISEHKGVLERTLRSEAEHRLIMDNCLDLIGHCDASGNYVHVSRSYTVVVGWESEEMVGRSVLAFLHPEDQERARNALARILDGEELAEVIEVRKRHRDNRYILLGTKVRKVTDPDTGAIAGAVLVSRDITREKEMLARIERMAEQNTALIEHSLDITMLLDLEGTILHTNRAVEQVLGYRPDELIGSTGRRFMTEQGYADALGQLKLMVTGPGNLFISDDCLSKDGRTVRLDWSLCHPEGSRLVYATARDVTNMHRTKVALEQAHAQVHTILESIEDGFFSVDRNWEITFANTIAAAFVGIDREASLGKVLWDIADGLADTSVAANLRRAMEMRENMSFEVYYEPAGVWLSERVYAHEDGLSVFFHDISERKHAEARLEQLATRDVLTGLPNRASLNQHVETMLCEQRAGAVIAVLFIDLNRFKEVNDSMGHAAGDCLLKQVSARLQSCMRPGDVVARLGGDEFVVAATCTGRDATAAIAQRLIAALTNPFYVDVVEICVGASIGISLSDQDVETVEQLFQNADTAMYKAKATGESTYQFFEPEMSAEAKRRLQLEVTMRRALELGQFEIHYQPRVDLHGMRLRGMEALLRWNHPELGQISPLEFIPIAEERGHIEAIGAWVLRAACREGKRLCDKYGIALHVSVNVSARQLRHADFVLEVERALGESGLRPAALELELTESALIEDTEQSALFLRRLKGLGATLSLDDFGTGYSSLSYLKRFPVDVLKLDRSFFDEQSVDHGNAAFVEALIGMAHALDLTVVAEGIETTMVMDMLRLAGCDEAQGYVFAKPMSLHTFEEFLQSAKSNGIVRD, encoded by the coding sequence ATGTTCGCTCCTATTACGTGCATCGGCGGTATCTGGACGACGGATCGCAAGGGCATATGCGTTTCCATTGCCGAGCATTCGCCCGGGCTTCTGCCGTCGCCCGTCGGCAAATCATTCGTCGCGTGGCTGCAGACGGTCCAGACCGCAAGTGGTTGCACGCTTGCCGAAGAAGTCGCGGGCGCGATGGATCGGGAAAAGCCATTTCGGCATGAGCACCAGCTCATGTGCACTAACGGCAATTCCAGATGGGTCGTGTCGACTGGTATTCCCCAGTTTGACCGCGACGGCAATTTTGAAGGGTTTAGCGGTGCGCTGACGGATATTAGCGAGCACAAGGGCGTCCTCGAGCGCACGCTACGCAGCGAGGCAGAGCACCGCCTTATCATGGATAACTGCCTCGACCTGATCGGTCATTGTGACGCCTCCGGCAACTACGTGCATGTATCCCGGTCGTACACCGTGGTAGTGGGATGGGAGAGCGAAGAGATGGTCGGGCGCTCGGTTCTCGCCTTTTTACACCCTGAAGATCAGGAACGCGCACGGAATGCGCTGGCCCGCATCTTGGACGGGGAGGAGCTTGCGGAAGTCATCGAAGTGCGTAAGCGCCACCGCGATAATCGCTATATTTTGCTGGGTACGAAGGTACGTAAAGTGACCGATCCCGATACGGGAGCTATTGCCGGCGCGGTTCTGGTGTCACGCGACATTACACGTGAAAAGGAGATGCTGGCGCGAATTGAACGGATGGCAGAGCAGAATACCGCACTCATCGAGCACTCCCTGGACATCACAATGCTGCTGGATTTGGAAGGAACTATTCTGCACACAAACAGGGCAGTCGAACAGGTCTTGGGGTATCGTCCCGACGAATTGATCGGCTCGACGGGCCGGCGTTTCATGACCGAGCAAGGCTATGCCGACGCCTTGGGGCAGCTGAAGTTGATGGTAACCGGCCCGGGCAACCTGTTTATCAGCGATGACTGCCTGTCAAAGGATGGCCGAACAGTTCGACTGGACTGGAGCCTTTGCCATCCTGAAGGCAGTCGTCTGGTTTATGCGACCGCCAGAGACGTCACGAACATGCACCGGACAAAGGTGGCGCTCGAGCAGGCACATGCCCAGGTACATACGATCCTCGAGAGCATCGAGGATGGCTTCTTCTCGGTGGACCGCAACTGGGAGATCACGTTTGCTAACACCATTGCGGCCGCCTTCGTTGGCATCGACCGCGAGGCATCGTTGGGCAAGGTATTGTGGGACATCGCGGACGGGCTGGCGGACACGTCCGTCGCAGCGAACCTGCGGCGCGCGATGGAAATGCGCGAAAACATGTCGTTCGAGGTCTATTATGAACCGGCAGGGGTGTGGTTGAGCGAGCGCGTGTATGCCCACGAAGATGGGCTGTCCGTGTTCTTCCACGACATCTCGGAACGGAAGCATGCGGAAGCGAGGCTTGAACAGCTGGCGACGCGCGACGTGCTGACCGGCTTGCCCAACCGTGCCTCGCTCAACCAGCACGTCGAGACTATGTTGTGTGAGCAACGCGCCGGTGCGGTGATCGCGGTGCTGTTCATCGACTTGAACCGGTTCAAGGAAGTCAACGATTCGATGGGCCATGCTGCCGGGGACTGCTTGCTGAAACAGGTCAGCGCGCGACTGCAGTCTTGCATGCGACCAGGCGACGTTGTGGCGCGCCTCGGCGGTGACGAATTTGTGGTCGCGGCCACCTGCACCGGACGTGACGCGACCGCCGCGATCGCCCAGCGGTTGATAGCGGCGCTGACGAACCCATTCTATGTGGACGTCGTTGAAATCTGCGTCGGTGCCTCGATCGGCATCAGCCTGTCGGACCAGGACGTTGAGACCGTAGAGCAGTTATTTCAAAACGCCGATACCGCGATGTACAAGGCCAAGGCGACCGGTGAAAGTACCTACCAGTTCTTCGAGCCTGAAATGAGTGCGGAAGCAAAGCGCAGGCTGCAGCTCGAGGTGACGATGCGACGTGCCCTTGAACTGGGGCAATTCGAGATTCACTATCAGCCGCGCGTCGACCTGCATGGCATGCGGCTACGGGGTATGGAAGCCCTGCTGCGCTGGAACCACCCCGAGCTCGGGCAAATATCGCCTCTTGAGTTCATTCCCATTGCGGAGGAGCGCGGCCATATCGAAGCCATTGGAGCGTGGGTGTTGCGCGCAGCCTGCCGCGAAGGAAAACGACTATGCGACAAGTACGGAATCGCGCTGCACGTATCCGTGAATGTGTCGGCACGCCAGTTGCGTCATGCCGACTTCGTACTGGAAGTCGAGCGTGCCCTGGGCGAGTCAGGCCTGCGACCTGCGGCTCTGGAACTCGAGCTGACTGAAAGCGCGCTGATCGAAGACACCGAGCAATCAGCGCTGTTTCTCCGGCGTCTTAAGGGCTTGGGCGCGACGCTGTCGCTCGACGATTTCGGAACCGGCTACTCGAGCTTATCGTACCTGAAGCGCTTTCCGGTCGACGTACTCAAGCTCGACCGTTCGTTCTTCGACGAGCAATCGGTCGATCATGGCAACGCCGCCTTCGTCGAAGCACTCATCGGCATGGCGCACGCGCTGGACCTGACGGTTGTAGCGGAGGGGATCGAGACCACCATGGTGATGGATATGTTGCGTCTGGCGGGCTGTGACGAAGCACAAGGATATGTATTTGCAAAACCGATGTCGTTGCACACGTTTGAAGAATTCCTGCAGAGTGCAAAGTCAAACGGAATTGTCCGTGATTGA